In the Alistipes provencensis genome, CGGCGTTGCGGGCATGCAGACGGCCCTGCGCTTGGCGGAGCAGGGCGTCGAGCCCACGATCATCGAGAAGGAGGCCGAACTGGGCGGCAAGCTCCGGGGCTGGCATGTGCTGTTCCCGTCGTTCACGCCCGCGCAGGAGGTGCTGACCGAACTGCGCCGGAGGATCAACGAGGGCGGTATCGGGGTGCTGACCTCCACCGAGGTGCAGGGCTTCACGAAGAACTCGGTGACGCTCTCCGACGGGCGGACGCTGACGTGCGATTCGGTGGTGGTGGCGTCGGGTTTCACGCTCTTCGACGCCTCGATCAAGGAGGAGTACGGCTACGGCATCTATGACAACGTCTTCACGACGGTCGACATCGAGCGGATGCTGAACGAAGGCCGCGTGGCGAAGTCCGACGGGTCGCGTCCCAAGCGCATCGCGTTTCTGCACTGCGTGGGCTCACGAGACGAGAAGGTGTGCCAGCAGCACTGTTCGAAGGTGTGCTGCATCACGGGCGTGAAGCAGGCGATGGAGATGAAACAGCTCTTTCCCGAAGCCGACGTCTTCAATTTCTACATGGACATCCGTATGTTCGGCCC is a window encoding:
- a CDS encoding FAD-dependent oxidoreductase; the encoded protein is MKKKVIIIGGGVAGMQTALRLAEQGVEPTIIEKEAELGGKLRGWHVLFPSFTPAQEVLTELRRRINEGGIGVLTSTEVQGFTKNSVTLSDGRTLTCDSVVVASGFTLFDASIKEEYGYGIYDNVFTTVDIERMLNEGRVAKSDGSRPKRIAFLHCVGSRDEKVCQQHCSKVCCITGVKQAMEMKQLFPEADVFNFYMDIRMFGPGYEEMYREAQQKYNIHFLRGRISEASPMIDGRVQIKAEDTLTGRPLRMSVDMLILIVGMRANDDNEAFASGAGLNRAPSGFMAPRDMFLGNVKSNVDGIFYAGTISAPKNIGESLNEGIAAADAAAKYVGA